From one Solanum stenotomum isolate F172 chromosome 12, ASM1918654v1, whole genome shotgun sequence genomic stretch:
- the LOC125848506 gene encoding myosin-1-like, which produces MVTTYQMKSLSTLELMLEELQQEDEETNDLPPPLPVRPVIKARLPKGRRKLTPFGKEKRNLKDIKAQENAFVDQWSTSEERDSAAMTDKICLMVDQRDGAELSRVLQIQRCFRGYQARQYYHELKTGAVALQSFVRGEIERKYYQGLTRRLAAIIFIQKHIKKHHHKRTERQRTAAICLQSVIRGWLTRKKSNLSGDAKRSREKNDLDNKEPETKVPRSVLLDLQRHILKTEAALERKKEENAALRLHIQHYEIKWNQYESKMKAMEKMWQDQLTSIQISLAAEREKHGDEKTKGKLRLLILQDQDENVHNRFPRTTSLRTSALNHPDEVHDTQPQPSGRSNPNNKCVNHHVMDMVNHYQNFVVHDQCNSGEEGSALRPNDELQKLKIRFEAWKKDYKNKLREAKATMKQLGHSERGKGSKIWCGR; this is translated from the exons ATGGTGACAACTTATCAGATGAAGAGTCTTAGTACATTAGAGCTTATGTTAGAGGAACTTCAGcaagaagatgaagaaacaaATGATTTGCCACCACCTTTGCCTGTTAGACCTGTCATTAAGGCTAGGTTGCCTAAGGGCAGAAGGAAATTGACACCATTTGGTAAAGAAAAGAGGAATCTTAAAGACATTAAGGCTCAAGAAAATGCATTTGTTGATCAATGGAGTACTTCAGAAGAGAGGGATTCTGCAGCCATGACAGATAAG ATTTGTTTGATGGTTGATCAGAGAGATGGAGCTGAACTAAGTAGAGTACTGCAAATTCAAAGATGCTTTCGCGGCTATCAAGCCCGCCAGTACTATCATGAGCTTAAAACAGGAGCAGTAGCTCTACAATCAT TTGTGCGTGGTGAAATTGAAAGAAAGTATTATCAGGGTCTCACTAGGAGGTTAGCAGCAATTATCTTTATACAGAAACACATAAAGAAGCATCATCATAAAAGAACAGAACGACAACGAACTGCAGCCATATGTTTGCAGTCTG TTATTCGAGGTTGGTTGACTCGAAAGAAGTCCAATCTCTCGGGTGATGCAAAACGATCTAGAGAAAAAAATGACCTTGACAATAAGGAACCAGAAACTAAG GTACCGCGTTCAGTTCTACTTGATCTTCAGAGGCATATTTTGAAGACAGAGGCAGCCCtggagagaaagaaagaggaaaatgCAGCTTTGAGGCTACATATTCAGCATTATGAGATAAAGTGGAATCAGTATGAATCAAAAATGAAAGCTATGGAGAAGATGTGGCAAGATCAGTTAACGTCTATACAA ATAAGTCTGGCTGCAGAAAGGGAAAAACACGGGGACGAAAAGACTAAGGGAAAACTCAGACTACTGATACTTCAAGATCAAGATGAAAATGTGCATAACAGATTCCCAAGAACTACATCTCTTCGAACAAGTGCATTGAATCATCCTGATGAGGTACATGATACACAACCACAACCAAGTGGGAGATCAAATCCCAATAACAAGTGTGTTAACCACCATGTGATGGACATGGTCAATCACTATCAAAATTTTGTCGTCCACGATCAATGTAATTCAGGGGAGGAGGGTTCCGCCCTCAGGCCTAACGATGAGCTCCAGAAGCTGAAGATTAGATTTGAAGCATGGAAGAAGGATTACAAGAATAAATTGCGCGAGGCCAAAGCAACAATGAAGCAACTAGGACACTCTGAAAGGGGGAAGGGTTCAAAGATATGGTGTGGGAGATGA